The Budorcas taxicolor isolate Tak-1 unplaced genomic scaffold, Takin1.1 scaffold171, whole genome shotgun sequence genome includes a window with the following:
- the LOC128071126 gene encoding ATP-binding cassette subfamily C member 4-like: MLPVSTEVKTSPLQKANFCSRLFVWWLNPLFKIGHKRKLEPDDMYSVLPEDCSQHLGEQLQGYWDQEVKRAQKDAREPSLVKAIIKCYWKSYLIWGMFTFLEEAEELLLVAKILWAESNH, from the exons ATGCTGCCTGTGTCCACGGAGGTGAAGACCAGCCCGCTGCAGAAGGCGAACTTCTGCTCGCGCCTGTTTGTCTG gTGGCTAAACCCCTTGTTTAAAATTGGTCACAAACGGAAATTAGAACCAGATGACATGTACTCGGTGCTTCCGGAAGATTGCTCCCAGCACCTTGGAGAACAGCTGCAAGG GTACTGGGATCAAGAAGTTAAGAGAGCCCAGAAGGATGCACGGGAGCCCTCTTTAGTGAAAGCAATCATAAAGTGTTACTGGAAATCCTATTTAATTTGGGGAATGTTTACATTTCTTGAG GAGGCTGAGGAGTTGCTGCTGGTGGCAAAGATACTGTGGGCTGAGAGCAACCACTGA